The following proteins are encoded in a genomic region of Glycine soja cultivar W05 chromosome 17, ASM419377v2, whole genome shotgun sequence:
- the LOC114392054 gene encoding DEAD-box ATP-dependent RNA helicase 21-like, whose amino-acid sequence MQQWRRLNRSVWNPIRSGLVFARSLLSPPLLQLPKRSLSLSLSLFHIMKRSNDDVAAPVPASTSKPVFLTKAQREQLALQRRQEEVADQKRRQEQLLSRNHSSDPKPSSDRDRDRERDRDHHRDRDRDRDRDRERERERARDRDREAERRNREREREEESRARERARLEKLAEREREKELESIKEQYLGSKKPKKRVIKPSEKFRFSFDWENTEDTSRDMNSLYQNPHEAQLLFGRGFRAGMDRREQKKLAAKNEKDMRDQIRKKDGLEERPEEADAQRRKEAAADLYDTFDMRVDRHWSEKKLEEMTERDWRIFREDYNISYKGSKIPRPMRSWNESKLTNELLKAVEKAGYKTPSPIQMAAIPLGLQQRDVIGIAETGSGKTAAFVLPMLSYITRLPPISEDNEAEGPYAVVMAPTRELAQQIEDETVKFAQYLGIKVVSIVGGQSIEEQGFKIRQGCEIVIATPGRLIDCLERRYAVLNQCNYVVLDEADRMIDMGFEPQVMGVLDAMPSSNLKPENEDEELDEKKIYRTTYMFSATMPPAVERLARKYLRNPVVVTIGTAGKATDLISQHVIMMKEAEKFSKLHRLLDELNDKTAIVFVNTKKNADHVAKNLDKDGYRVTTLHGGKSQEQREISLEGFRTKRYNVLVATDVAGRGIDIPDVAHVINYDMPGNIEMYTHRIGRTGRAGKTGVATTFLTLHDSDVFYDLKQMLIQSNSPVPPELARHEASKFKPGTIPDRPPRRNDTVFAH is encoded by the coding sequence ATGCAGCAGTGGCGGAGGTTGAATAGAAGTGTCTGGAATCCAATCCGAAGTGGTTTGGTGTTTGCGCGTTCACTCCTCTCTCCTCCCCTCCTGCAATTACCCAAgcgatctctctctctctctctctctctgtttcaTATCATGAAACGCTCAAACGACGACGTCGCTGCCCCCGTCCCCGCCTCAACCTCCAAGCCAGTGTTCCTAACCAAAGCCCAACGCGAGCAATTGGCTCTCCAGCGCCGCCAGGAAGAAGTCGCCGACCAGAAGCGCCGCCAGGAGCAGCTCCTCTCCCGCAACCACTCCTCCGATCCCAAACCCTCCTCCGACCGCGACAGAGACAGAGAAAGAGACCGAGACCACCACCGAGACCGGGACCGCGATCGTGACAGAGACAGAGAACGCGAGCGCGAGAGGGCCCGCGATCGGGATCGCGAAGCCGAACGGCGCAACAGAGAGAGGGAGCGCGAAGAGGAGAGCCGGGCCCGCGAACGCGCCCGGTTGGAGAAACTCGCGGAGCGTGAGCGCGAGAAGGAGCTTGAGTCCATCAAGGAGCAGTACCTGGGCTCGAAAAAGCCGAAGAAGCGCGTCATCAAGCCCAGCGAGAAGTTCCGTTTCTCCTTCGACTGGGAGAACACCGAGGACACCTCGCGCGACATGAACTCCCTTTACCAGAACCCGCACGAGGCCCAGCTCCTCTTCGGCCGCGGGTTCCGCGCGGGCATGGACCGCCGCGAGCAGAAGAAGCTCGCCGCCAAGAACGAGAAGGACATGCGAGACCAAATCCGGAAGAAAGACGGCCTGGAGGAGAGGCCCGAGGAGGCCGACGCCCAGCGCCGCAAGGAGGCTGCCGCCGACCTATACGACACCTTCGACATGCGCGTTGACCGGCACTGGAGCGAGAAGAAGCTGGAAGAGATGACAGAGAGGGATTGGCGTATCTTCAGAGAAGACTATAACATCTCCTACAAGGGTTCCAAGATTCCTCGTCCTATGAGGAGCTGGAATGAGAGCAAATTGACCAACGAGCTTCTGAAGGCGGTTGAGAAGGCTGGCTATAAAACCCCTTCTCCTATTCAGATGGCTGCCATTCCACTTGGTTTGCAGCAGCGTGATGTCATTGGCATTGCCGAGACCGGTTCCGGTAAAACCGCCGCCTTTGTGCTTCCCATGCTGAGTTACATCACCCGCCTTCCTCCCATAAGCGAAGACAACGAGGCTGAGGGTCCCTATGCTGTTGTCATGGCCCCCACTCGCGAGCTCGCGCAGCAGATTGAGGATGAGACTGTCAAGTTTGCTCAGTATTTGGGCATCAAGGTCGTCTCCATTGTTGGTGGACAGTCCATTGAGGAGCAAGGGTTTAAGATTAGGCAGGGCTGTGAGATTGTCATTGCCACTCCTGGACGTTTGATTGATTGTTTGGAGCGCCGCTATGCTGTGCTCAACCAGTGCAACTATGTTGTTCTTGATGAGGCCGATCGTATGATTGACATGGGGTTTGAGCCCCAGGTGATGGGTGTCCTCGATGCCATGCCTTCCAGCAATCTCAAACCGGAGAATGAGGATGAGGAGCTTGACGAGAAGAAGATTTACCGCACCACCTATATGTTCAGCGCCACCATGCCACCTGCTGTGGAGAGGCTTGCTAGGAAATATTTGAGGAACCCTGTTGTGGTCACCATTGGCACTGCTGGAAAGGCAACTGATTTGATCAGCCAGCAtgtgatcatgatgaaggaggcCGAGAAGTTTTCCAAGCTTCATAGGTTGCTTGATGAGCTTAACGACAAGACTGCAATTGTGTTTGTTAACACCAAGAAGAATGCGGATCATGTTGCCAAGAATTTGGATAAGGATGGGTATCGCGTGACTACTTTGCACGGAGGGAAGTCGCAGGAGCAGAGGGAGATCAGTCTTGAAGGGTTTAGGACCAAGAGATATAATGTTCTTGTTGCTACTGATGTTGCTGGACGTGGGATTGACATACCTGATGTGGCTCATGTCATCAACTATGATATGCCTGGGAATATTGAAATGTACACTCACCGGATTGGGCGTACTGGTCGTGCAGGAAAGACGGGTGTGGCTACCACATTCTTGACTCTTCACGACTCTGATGTCTTCTATGACCTCAAGCAGATGCTTATTCAAAGTAACAGTCCTGTTCCACCTGAACTGGCAAGGCACGAAGCTTCAAAATTCAAGCCAGGAACTATTCCAGACAGACCACCTAGACGAAATGACACTGTTTTTGCGCATtag
- the LOC114392833 gene encoding U-box domain-containing protein 35-like isoform X1, with the protein MDMDGHRSSGTGTGVCEIEEVDENSNERQLHDDDDDDEEEYCVYVAVGKSDTSMDALSWALNNFVAQSPSTIIYLIHVFPQINHIPNPLGIGMIPRNQVSAEQVESYIDQERGKRRELLQKFLQSCSTSKIKQQNYSEQVKVDTILIESDSVAKAILDLIPILQIKRLVIGANKLHLRKSKSRRGKGIADQILQNAPQSCKVRIICEKKEVNEQMMSLSPFPQPLATCTSANDASITSKKEDHQNDLVSCICFIPKFK; encoded by the exons ATGGACATGGACGGGCATAGAAGCAGCGGCACCGGCACCGGCGTGTGTGAGATAGAAGAAGTGGACGAGAATTCGAACGAGAGGCAActccatgatgatgatgatgatgatgaagaagagtACTGTGTTTATGTAGCAGTGGGTAAGAGCGACACAAGCATGGACGCTCTCTCATGGGCTCTCAACAACTTTGTTGCTCAATCACCATCTACCATCATTTATCTCATTCATGTTTTCCCTCAGATCAACCACATTCCAAATCCAT TGGGAATAGGAATGATTCCAAGGAATCAAGTGAGTGCTGAGCAGGTGGAGAGTTATATTGACCAAGAAAGAGGCAAGAGGAGAGAGCTCCTTCAGAAATTCCTACAATCATGCTCTACTTCCAAG ataaaacaacaaaattattcAGAACAGGTTAAGGTAGACACCATCCTGATTGAGAGTGACTCAGTTGCAAAGGCTATCCTCGACCTGATTCCCATTCTTCAAATAAAAAGGCTAGTGATTGGAGCCAACAAACTTCATCTAAG AAAATCAAAATCAAGGAGAGGGAAAGGCATAGCCGATCAGATACTGCAGAATGCACCACAAAGTTGCAAGGTGAGAATTATATGTGAAAAGAAGGAAGTAAATGAGCAGATGATGTCATTGTCACCCTTCCCACAGCCGCTTGCCACTTGCACCTCTGCTAATGATGCTTCTATAACCAGTAAAAAAGAAGATCATCAAAACGatttggtttcatgtatttGTTTCATACCCAAGTTTAAATGA
- the LOC114392833 gene encoding U-box domain-containing protein 35-like isoform X2, with protein sequence MDMDGHRSSGTGTGVCEIEEVDENSNERQLHDDDDDDEEEYCVYVAVGKSDTSMDALSWALNNFVAQSPSTIIYLIHVFPQINHIPNPLGIGMIPRNQVSAEQVESYIDQERGKRRELLQKFLQSCSTSKVKVDTILIESDSVAKAILDLIPILQIKRLVIGANKLHLRKSKSRRGKGIADQILQNAPQSCKVRIICEKKEVNEQMMSLSPFPQPLATCTSANDASITSKKEDHQNDLVSCICFIPKFK encoded by the exons ATGGACATGGACGGGCATAGAAGCAGCGGCACCGGCACCGGCGTGTGTGAGATAGAAGAAGTGGACGAGAATTCGAACGAGAGGCAActccatgatgatgatgatgatgatgaagaagagtACTGTGTTTATGTAGCAGTGGGTAAGAGCGACACAAGCATGGACGCTCTCTCATGGGCTCTCAACAACTTTGTTGCTCAATCACCATCTACCATCATTTATCTCATTCATGTTTTCCCTCAGATCAACCACATTCCAAATCCAT TGGGAATAGGAATGATTCCAAGGAATCAAGTGAGTGCTGAGCAGGTGGAGAGTTATATTGACCAAGAAAGAGGCAAGAGGAGAGAGCTCCTTCAGAAATTCCTACAATCATGCTCTACTTCCAAG GTTAAGGTAGACACCATCCTGATTGAGAGTGACTCAGTTGCAAAGGCTATCCTCGACCTGATTCCCATTCTTCAAATAAAAAGGCTAGTGATTGGAGCCAACAAACTTCATCTAAG AAAATCAAAATCAAGGAGAGGGAAAGGCATAGCCGATCAGATACTGCAGAATGCACCACAAAGTTGCAAGGTGAGAATTATATGTGAAAAGAAGGAAGTAAATGAGCAGATGATGTCATTGTCACCCTTCCCACAGCCGCTTGCCACTTGCACCTCTGCTAATGATGCTTCTATAACCAGTAAAAAAGAAGATCATCAAAACGatttggtttcatgtatttGTTTCATACCCAAGTTTAAATGA
- the LOC114393897 gene encoding phosphatidylinositol/phosphatidylcholine transfer protein SFH2-like isoform X1 encodes MGVGSQDAIKQFQAFIDQVEEPLRTTFQNVHQGFVTATLMRFLKARDWDPYKAQKMLVDCLNWRVQNEIDNILSKPIVPADLYRAVRDSQLIGLSGYSREGLPVFAIGVGLSTFDKASVHYYVQSHIQINEYRERIVLPSASEKQGRPITTCIKVLDMTGLKLSALNQIKLLTIISSIDDLNYPEKTNTYYIVNAPYIFSACWKVVKPLLQERTRRKIQVLPGCGRDELLTIMDYSSLPHFCRREGSGSSRHSESGSENCYSLDHPFHQGLYNHIKQQARLREAVEPIKQGSFHVDFPVPPDDEVEIAKTIESELHKFENGNDV; translated from the exons ATGGGGGTTGGTTCCCAGGATGCCATCAAGCAGTTCCAGGCATTCATTGACcaag TTGAGGAGCCTTTGCGAACAACGTTTCAG AATGTTCATCAAGGATTTGTCACTGCAACTTTAATGCGGTTTCTAAAAGCAAGGGACTGGGATCCTTACAAGGCACAGAAAATG TTGGTTGATTGTTTAAATTGGAGGGTGCAAAATGAGATTGACAATATATTATCT AAACCAATTGTTCCTGCTGATTTATACAGAGCGGTGCGTGATTCACAACTCATAGGATTATCAGGTTACTCAAGAGAG GGTCTGCCTGTCTTTGCAATTGGTGTTGGGCTTAGCACATTTGACAAAGCATCT GTCCATTATTATGTGCAGTCACACATTCAAATTAATGAATATCGTGAGCGTATAGTCTTG CCTTCTGCATCAGAGAAGCAAGGGCGACCTATTACCACTTGTATAAAGGTCTTAGACATGACTGGTCTGAAGTTATCAGCCCTGAATCAGATTAAG TTGTTAACTATTATATCATCCATTGATGATCTGAACTACCCTGAGAAGACAAATACTTATTACATTGTAAATGCTCCATACATATTTTCAGCTTGTTGGAAG GTTGTGAAGCCACTTTTACAAGAGAGgacaagaagaaaaatacaGGTGTTACCAGGTTGTGGACGAGATGAGCTGTTGACt ATCATGGATTACTCGTCTCTACCACATTTCTGTAGAAGAGAAGGTTCTGGATCATCCAGACATTCTGAGAGTGGTAGTGAAAATTGCTATTCCTTGGATCATCCCTTCCATCAAGGGCTCTACAACCACATCAAGCAGCAAGCCAGACTCCGTGAAGCTGTTGAACCCATCAAGCAGGGATCGTTTCATGTAGATTTTCCAGTACCTCCAGATGATGAAGTTGAGATTGCCAAGACTATAGAGTCGGAGTTACACAAGTTTGAGAACGGAAATGATGTCTAA
- the LOC114393897 gene encoding phosphatidylinositol/phosphatidylcholine transfer protein SFH2-like isoform X2 — translation MRFLKARDWDPYKAQKMLVDCLNWRVQNEIDNILSKPIVPADLYRAVRDSQLIGLSGYSREGLPVFAIGVGLSTFDKASVHYYVQSHIQINEYRERIVLPSASEKQGRPITTCIKVLDMTGLKLSALNQIKLLTIISSIDDLNYPEKTNTYYIVNAPYIFSACWKVVKPLLQERTRRKIQVLPGCGRDELLTIMDYSSLPHFCRREGSGSSRHSESGSENCYSLDHPFHQGLYNHIKQQARLREAVEPIKQGSFHVDFPVPPDDEVEIAKTIESELHKFENGNDV, via the exons ATGCGGTTTCTAAAAGCAAGGGACTGGGATCCTTACAAGGCACAGAAAATG TTGGTTGATTGTTTAAATTGGAGGGTGCAAAATGAGATTGACAATATATTATCT AAACCAATTGTTCCTGCTGATTTATACAGAGCGGTGCGTGATTCACAACTCATAGGATTATCAGGTTACTCAAGAGAG GGTCTGCCTGTCTTTGCAATTGGTGTTGGGCTTAGCACATTTGACAAAGCATCT GTCCATTATTATGTGCAGTCACACATTCAAATTAATGAATATCGTGAGCGTATAGTCTTG CCTTCTGCATCAGAGAAGCAAGGGCGACCTATTACCACTTGTATAAAGGTCTTAGACATGACTGGTCTGAAGTTATCAGCCCTGAATCAGATTAAG TTGTTAACTATTATATCATCCATTGATGATCTGAACTACCCTGAGAAGACAAATACTTATTACATTGTAAATGCTCCATACATATTTTCAGCTTGTTGGAAG GTTGTGAAGCCACTTTTACAAGAGAGgacaagaagaaaaatacaGGTGTTACCAGGTTGTGGACGAGATGAGCTGTTGACt ATCATGGATTACTCGTCTCTACCACATTTCTGTAGAAGAGAAGGTTCTGGATCATCCAGACATTCTGAGAGTGGTAGTGAAAATTGCTATTCCTTGGATCATCCCTTCCATCAAGGGCTCTACAACCACATCAAGCAGCAAGCCAGACTCCGTGAAGCTGTTGAACCCATCAAGCAGGGATCGTTTCATGTAGATTTTCCAGTACCTCCAGATGATGAAGTTGAGATTGCCAAGACTATAGAGTCGGAGTTACACAAGTTTGAGAACGGAAATGATGTCTAA